In one window of Rhizobium oryzihabitans DNA:
- a CDS encoding DUF3008 family protein encodes MPAKSKAQQKAAGAALAAKRGEVKKSSLQGASKSMEKSMTEKELDELASTKRKGLPEKKSD; translated from the coding sequence ATGCCAGCCAAGTCGAAAGCGCAACAGAAAGCAGCAGGTGCGGCACTGGCCGCAAAACGCGGCGAAGTCAAGAAATCCAGTTTACAAGGTGCTTCAAAAAGCATGGAGAAGTCCATGACAGAAAAGGAACTTGATGAACTGGCATCGACAAAACGCAAAGGTCTGCCGGAGAAAAAATCAGACTGA
- the gcvT gene encoding glycine cleavage system aminomethyltransferase GcvT, giving the protein MDDTAELDITPLHSLHLSLGARMVPFAGYDMPVQYPAGVLKEHLQTRTSAGLFDVSHMGQVIVKAKSGNNADAALALEKLVPVDILGLKEGRQRYGFFTDENGCILDDLMITNRGDHLFVVVNAACKDADVAHMKAHLSDDCEITLLDDRALIALQGPRAEAVLAELWAGVSEMKFMDVLEVPLHDVPCIVSRSGYSGEDGFEISVPAAKAEEIAKALLEHPDCEPIGLGARDSLRLEAGLCLYGNDIDTTTSPIEASLEWAIQKARRAGGDREGGFPGAERILGELKDGTSRRRVGLKPEGKAPVRGHSKLFADAEGKTEIGEVTSGGFGPSVEGPVAMGYVPTAYTAPGTAIFAEVRGKYLPVTVAALPFIKPTYKR; this is encoded by the coding sequence TTGGACGATACCGCCGAGCTTGACATCACGCCGTTGCATTCCCTGCATCTTTCGCTTGGCGCCCGCATGGTGCCATTCGCCGGTTATGACATGCCGGTGCAATATCCGGCGGGCGTTCTGAAGGAGCATCTTCAGACCCGCACCTCCGCCGGCCTGTTCGACGTATCCCACATGGGCCAGGTGATCGTGAAGGCGAAGTCCGGCAACAATGCCGACGCAGCGCTTGCACTGGAAAAGCTGGTGCCAGTCGATATTCTCGGTCTCAAGGAAGGCCGCCAGCGCTACGGTTTCTTCACCGATGAGAACGGCTGCATCCTGGACGACCTGATGATCACCAATCGCGGCGATCATCTTTTTGTCGTCGTCAACGCGGCCTGCAAGGACGCCGATGTCGCCCATATGAAGGCGCATCTTTCCGACGACTGTGAAATTACCCTGCTCGATGATCGGGCGCTGATCGCTCTTCAGGGACCGCGCGCTGAAGCAGTTCTGGCCGAACTGTGGGCAGGCGTATCTGAAATGAAGTTCATGGACGTGCTGGAAGTTCCGCTGCACGATGTTCCCTGCATCGTTTCCCGCTCCGGTTATTCCGGTGAGGACGGTTTTGAGATTTCCGTGCCCGCCGCAAAGGCGGAAGAGATTGCCAAGGCCCTGCTCGAACATCCCGATTGCGAGCCGATAGGTCTTGGCGCGCGTGACAGCCTGCGTCTGGAAGCCGGCCTTTGTCTTTATGGCAATGATATCGACACCACGACCTCCCCCATCGAAGCCTCGCTCGAATGGGCGATCCAGAAGGCGCGCCGCGCTGGCGGCGACCGCGAGGGCGGTTTTCCCGGCGCAGAGCGCATTCTCGGCGAACTGAAAGACGGCACATCGCGCCGCCGCGTTGGCCTGAAGCCGGAAGGCAAGGCGCCGGTGCGCGGCCATTCGAAGCTTTTTGCGGATGCCGAAGGCAAGACGGAAATCGGCGAAGTGACCTCCGGCGGCTTCGGCCCGTCGGTTGAAGGCCCCGTCGCCATGGGTTACGTGCCAACGGCCTACACGGCTCCCGGCACTGCGATCTTTGCGGAAGTGCGTGGCAAATATCTGCCCGTCACCGTCGCAGCCCTGCCCTTCATCAAGCCCACCTACAAACGATAA
- the gcvH gene encoding glycine cleavage system protein GcvH — MLKFTAEHEWLKFEGDIATVGITSHAAEQLGDLVFVELPEVGATFSKDGDAATVESVKAASDVYCPLDGEVVEINQAIVDDPSLVNSDPQGAGWFFKLKLSNVADAETLLDEAAYKELIA; from the coding sequence ATGCTGAAATTTACCGCAGAACACGAATGGCTGAAGTTCGAAGGCGATATCGCCACCGTTGGCATCACCAGCCACGCCGCTGAACAGCTTGGCGATCTCGTCTTCGTCGAATTGCCGGAAGTGGGCGCCACCTTCTCCAAGGATGGCGACGCGGCGACCGTTGAATCCGTCAAGGCGGCTTCCGACGTCTATTGTCCGCTGGATGGCGAAGTGGTGGAAATCAACCAGGCCATCGTTGACGACCCCTCGCTGGTCAATTCGGATCCGCAGGGTGCCGGCTGGTTCTTCAAGCTGAAGCTTTCCAACGTCGCGGATGCCGAGACGCTGCTCGACGAGGCAGCCTACAAGGAGCTGATCGCGTAA
- the gcvP gene encoding aminomethyl-transferring glycine dehydrogenase translates to MTTPTEFHFTDYQPYDFANRRHIGPSPSEMAEMLKVIGYKSLDALIDATVPSSIRQKVPLTWGAALTEREALDRLRETANKNQVLTSLIGQGYYGTITPPVIQRNILENPAWYTAYTPYQPEISQGRLEALLNYQTMVCDLTGLDVANASLLDEATAAAEAMAMCQRVAKSKATAFFVDANCHPQTIALIETRAAPLGWKVIVGNPFTDLDPVDVFGAIFQYPGTHGHVSDFSGLISRLHQTGAIAAVAADLLALTLLKSPGEMGADIAIGTSQRFGVPVGYGGPHAAYMAVKDAHKRSMPGRLVGVSVDARGNRAYRLSLQTREQHIRREKATSNICTAQVLLAVMASMYGVFHGPQGIKAIAQQTHQKAVLMAKGLEKLGYTIEPETFFDTITVEVGHMQGVILRSAVAEGVNLRKVGATKIGMSLDERTRPATLEAVWRAFGGNFSISDFEPDYRLPKELLRTSQYMTHPIFHMNRAESEMTRYIRRLSDRDLALDRSMIPLGSCTMKLNATAEMLPITWPEFSDIHPFVPANQALGYKEMIDDLSEKLCSVTGYDAFSMQPNSGAQGEYAGLLTIRNYHLANGGTHRDVCLIPTSAHGTNPASAQMVGMKVVPVKVRDNGDIDIDDFRAKAEQYAENLSCCMITYPSTHGVFEETVREICEITHKHGGQVYLDGANMNAMVGLARPGDIGSDVSHLNLHKTFCIPHGGGGPGMGPIGVKAHLAPYLPGHPSTDGREGAVSAAPFGSPSILPISWSYCLMMGGEGLTQATKVAILNANYIAERLKGAYDVLYKSETGRVAHECIIDTRPLADSCGVTVDDVAKRLIDCGFHAPTMSWPVAGTLMIEPTESETKAEIDRFCDAMLAIREEARDIEEGRADKTNNPLKNAPHTVEDLVGEWDRPYSREKGCFPPGAFRIDKYWSPVNRIDNVYGDRNLICTCPPMEAYAEAAE, encoded by the coding sequence ATGACGACGCCCACGGAATTTCATTTCACCGACTATCAACCCTATGATTTCGCCAACCGGCGTCACATCGGGCCGTCGCCGTCGGAAATGGCGGAGATGCTGAAGGTCATCGGCTACAAGAGCCTCGATGCCCTGATCGACGCCACCGTTCCCTCCTCCATCCGCCAGAAGGTACCGCTGACCTGGGGTGCTGCGCTGACCGAACGCGAGGCGCTCGATCGCCTGCGCGAAACGGCCAACAAGAACCAGGTGCTGACCTCGCTGATTGGCCAGGGTTATTACGGCACGATCACGCCGCCGGTCATCCAGCGCAACATTCTGGAAAATCCGGCCTGGTACACCGCCTATACGCCCTACCAGCCGGAAATCAGCCAGGGCCGTCTTGAGGCGCTGCTGAACTACCAGACCATGGTCTGCGATCTGACCGGCCTCGATGTCGCCAACGCATCGCTGCTCGATGAAGCGACGGCCGCTGCCGAAGCCATGGCCATGTGCCAGCGCGTCGCCAAGTCCAAGGCGACCGCCTTCTTCGTCGATGCCAATTGCCACCCGCAGACCATCGCGCTGATCGAGACCCGTGCGGCCCCGCTCGGCTGGAAAGTGATCGTCGGCAACCCGTTCACCGATCTCGATCCGGTCGACGTGTTCGGCGCGATCTTCCAGTATCCCGGCACCCACGGCCATGTCAGCGACTTCTCCGGCCTGATCTCGCGTCTGCACCAGACGGGCGCCATCGCCGCCGTCGCCGCCGATCTTCTGGCGCTGACGCTGTTGAAGTCACCCGGCGAGATGGGCGCGGATATCGCCATCGGCACCTCGCAGCGTTTCGGCGTTCCGGTCGGTTATGGTGGCCCGCATGCGGCCTACATGGCCGTCAAGGACGCACATAAGCGCTCCATGCCAGGCCGCCTGGTCGGCGTCTCGGTCGATGCGCGTGGCAACCGCGCCTATCGCCTGTCGCTGCAGACCCGCGAGCAGCATATCCGCCGCGAAAAGGCCACTTCCAACATCTGCACGGCGCAGGTGCTCTTGGCCGTTATGGCCTCCATGTACGGCGTCTTCCACGGCCCGCAGGGTATCAAGGCGATCGCCCAGCAGACCCACCAGAAGGCCGTGCTGATGGCCAAGGGGCTGGAAAAGCTCGGCTACACCATCGAGCCGGAAACCTTCTTCGATACGATCACCGTCGAAGTCGGTCACATGCAGGGCGTCATCCTGCGCTCGGCCGTGGCGGAAGGCGTGAACCTGCGCAAGGTCGGCGCGACCAAGATCGGCATGAGCCTTGACGAGCGCACGCGCCCGGCAACGCTGGAAGCCGTGTGGCGCGCATTCGGCGGCAATTTCTCGATCTCGGATTTCGAGCCGGACTATCGCCTGCCGAAGGAACTGCTGCGCACCAGCCAGTACATGACGCATCCGATCTTCCACATGAACCGTGCCGAAAGCGAGATGACCCGTTACATCCGCCGCCTTTCGGACCGTGATCTCGCGCTCGACCGCTCGATGATCCCGCTCGGTTCCTGCACCATGAAGCTGAACGCAACTGCGGAGATGCTGCCGATCACCTGGCCGGAATTTTCCGACATCCATCCCTTCGTGCCGGCCAATCAGGCGCTCGGCTACAAGGAAATGATCGACGATCTCTCCGAAAAGCTGTGCTCGGTCACCGGTTACGACGCCTTCTCCATGCAGCCGAATTCCGGCGCGCAGGGGGAATATGCCGGACTTCTGACCATCCGCAACTACCACCTCGCCAATGGCGGCACCCATCGCGACGTCTGCCTCATTCCCACCTCGGCGCATGGCACCAATCCTGCCTCGGCGCAGATGGTCGGCATGAAAGTCGTGCCGGTGAAGGTGCGGGACAATGGCGACATCGATATCGATGATTTCCGTGCAAAAGCAGAACAGTATGCGGAAAACCTCTCGTGCTGCATGATCACCTACCCGTCCACCCACGGCGTGTTCGAGGAGACGGTTCGCGAGATCTGCGAGATCACCCACAAGCATGGCGGTCAGGTCTATCTCGACGGCGCCAATATGAACGCCATGGTCGGCCTTGCCCGCCCCGGCGATATCGGTTCGGACGTTTCGCATCTCAACCTGCACAAGACCTTCTGCATTCCGCATGGCGGCGGCGGCCCCGGCATGGGGCCGATCGGCGTCAAGGCGCATCTTGCCCCCTATCTTCCCGGCCATCCTTCGACGGACGGTCGCGAGGGTGCGGTGTCTGCTGCCCCCTTCGGCTCGCCCTCGATCCTGCCGATCTCCTGGAGCTATTGCCTGATGATGGGCGGCGAAGGGCTGACGCAGGCGACCAAGGTTGCAATCCTCAACGCCAACTACATTGCTGAGCGGCTGAAGGGCGCTTACGACGTGCTCTACAAGTCCGAAACGGGACGTGTGGCGCATGAGTGCATCATCGACACCCGGCCCTTGGCGGATAGCTGCGGTGTGACGGTGGACGATGTTGCAAAGCGCCTCATCGACTGCGGTTTCCACGCGCCGACCATGAGCTGGCCGGTTGCCGGCACGCTGATGATCGAGCCGACGGAATCCGAGACCAAGGCGGAAATCGACCGTTTCTGCGATGCCATGCTGGCGATCCGTGAGGAAGCCCGCGACATCGAGGAAGGCCGTGCGGACAAGACCAACAATCCGCTGAAGAACGCCCCGCATACGGTGGAAGACCTCGTCGGCGAGTGGGACCGCCCCTATAGCCGCGAAAAGGGCTGCTTCCCGCCCGGCGCCTTCCGCATCGACAAATACTGGTCGCCGGTCAACCGCATCGACAATGTCTATGGCGACCGCAACCTCATCTGCACCTGCCCGCCGATGGAAGCTTACGCCGAAGCGGCTGAATAA
- a CDS encoding endonuclease/exonuclease/phosphatase family protein, with translation MRLICLNGWGGKLHDELVSYLTASAPDILCLQEVIHTPAATQEWLTYRDHGIDLPQRANFLRDVAEALPDHLAIFCPAAQGDLFHGEISYPSQWGLATFVRKSIAIVAQAQGFVHGAFSADGYGDHPRSRTGHAIRVFDFVAGQPAVIAHMHGLRDLDGKHDNPARLAQAKRLVQLVKNIREEGDRVIVCGDFNVLPDSETFAVLKELDLVELVTTRGFTDTRTSHYAKQNRYADYMLVNPAVKVDHFNVVRQPEVSDHCPLLLEFS, from the coding sequence ATGCGTCTGATCTGCCTGAACGGCTGGGGTGGCAAACTCCACGACGAGCTTGTTTCTTATCTCACTGCATCCGCCCCCGATATTCTGTGCCTGCAGGAAGTCATTCATACTCCGGCCGCCACGCAGGAGTGGCTGACCTATCGCGATCACGGCATTGACCTGCCGCAGCGGGCGAATTTTCTGCGTGACGTCGCCGAAGCCTTGCCTGATCATCTGGCAATCTTCTGCCCGGCGGCGCAGGGCGATCTCTTCCATGGTGAGATCAGTTATCCCTCCCAATGGGGGCTGGCGACCTTCGTGCGCAAATCCATTGCCATTGTCGCGCAGGCCCAGGGTTTCGTGCATGGCGCTTTCTCCGCCGACGGATACGGCGATCACCCAAGGTCGCGCACCGGCCATGCCATCCGTGTCTTTGATTTCGTGGCCGGCCAGCCAGCCGTCATCGCCCATATGCACGGGCTGCGGGACCTCGATGGCAAACATGACAACCCTGCCCGTCTGGCGCAGGCAAAGCGCCTCGTTCAGCTTGTCAAAAACATTAGGGAAGAAGGCGACAGGGTTATCGTCTGCGGCGATTTTAATGTTCTGCCTGACAGCGAGACATTCGCGGTGCTGAAAGAGCTGGATCTTGTCGAACTCGTCACGACACGCGGCTTCACCGACACCCGGACATCACATTACGCCAAACAGAACCGTTATGCGGATTACATGCTGGTCAACCCGGCCGTGAAGGTCGATCACTTCAATGTCGTGAGACAGCCGGAAGTCTCGGATCATTGCCCTCTGCTGCTCGAATTCAGCTAA
- a CDS encoding GGDEF domain-containing protein: MSLLFGVALLVAWRHFGLKQHAMIWALSFMSSAIGHGLRIVGGLFPDHQSLTAMLACHASIGSFALLAWGFRLRAKRNSNSVAIVWIISTLFILVVWAFQLVEWRMASRMMTAIADAALVGIIVHTLRRATGVGRTVRWAMTVFGIYITSVAVAAWLARSGGEISDAAFIIVLSIGTPTGMIASGILTLLIVSADLAGELQRQARYDFLTGLFNRRGFEEGVMARTARPRGERGIVVVTDLDRFKAINDRFGHATGDEVIRRFADHIRGFVGADDMAGRMGGEEFALFMARPDIAEATALVEKIRQGVPALFLDFPADVPVTASFGLTSIRPGEDISSAYARADAALYRSKNSGRNKTVADIANVS; this comes from the coding sequence GTGAGCCTGCTTTTTGGCGTGGCGCTGCTGGTCGCTTGGCGGCATTTCGGGCTGAAGCAACACGCCATGATCTGGGCCCTGTCCTTCATGTCGTCAGCCATCGGCCACGGGCTGCGCATTGTTGGTGGATTGTTTCCCGATCATCAATCGCTGACGGCCATGCTCGCCTGCCATGCCTCGATCGGCAGTTTCGCACTGCTGGCTTGGGGTTTCCGTCTGCGGGCGAAACGCAACAGCAACAGTGTTGCGATCGTATGGATTATTTCCACCCTGTTCATTCTTGTGGTCTGGGCTTTCCAGCTCGTGGAATGGCGCATGGCTTCGCGAATGATGACGGCCATTGCCGATGCGGCATTGGTCGGCATCATCGTGCATACGTTGAGGCGGGCGACGGGCGTCGGACGAACCGTCCGCTGGGCCATGACCGTCTTTGGCATCTATATCACGAGCGTTGCAGTCGCTGCCTGGCTTGCGCGATCCGGCGGTGAGATTTCCGACGCGGCCTTCATCATCGTCCTGTCGATCGGTACGCCGACCGGCATGATCGCAAGCGGCATCCTGACGCTTCTGATCGTCTCCGCCGATCTTGCCGGCGAACTGCAGCGGCAGGCGCGATATGATTTCCTGACCGGCCTCTTCAACCGTCGCGGGTTCGAGGAAGGCGTCATGGCAAGGACGGCCCGGCCCCGCGGCGAAAGAGGAATAGTGGTTGTTACGGACCTGGACCGCTTCAAGGCGATAAACGACCGTTTCGGCCATGCGACGGGAGACGAGGTGATCCGTCGTTTTGCCGATCATATTCGCGGTTTCGTCGGTGCCGACGACATGGCGGGACGAATGGGCGGAGAGGAATTTGCGCTGTTCATGGCCCGCCCGGACATTGCGGAGGCAACGGCGCTGGTTGAAAAAATCCGCCAGGGCGTGCCTGCGCTGTTTTTGGATTTTCCAGCGGATGTTCCCGTGACCGCCAGTTTCGGGCTGACGTCGATACGTCCGGGCGAAGACATTTCATCAGCCTATGCCCGTGCCGATGCGGCACTTTACCGTTCCAAGAACAGCGGGCGCAATAAAACCGTGGCGGATATTGCCAACGTCTCCTGA
- a CDS encoding ferredoxin--NADP reductase yields MNAPAKTEDFAIKIPDGVYAETVLSVEHYTDHLFRFRMTRPAGFRFRSGEFAMIGLMVGEKPIYRAYSIASPAWDEELEFFSIKVPDGPLTSHLQAIKPGDTVLMRKKPTGTLVLDALTPGRRLYMFSTGTGIAPFASLIRDPETYEKFEEVILTHTCRDVAELKYGFDLVEEIRNHEFLNEIVGDKLKHYATVTREDYPFKGRITTLIENGKLFADLSVPALDPEIDRGMICGSSAMLKDTKELLEKAGLTEGANNKPAEFVIERAFVG; encoded by the coding sequence ATGAACGCGCCAGCCAAGACGGAAGATTTCGCGATCAAGATACCTGATGGTGTTTACGCCGAGACGGTTTTGTCGGTGGAGCATTATACGGATCACCTGTTCCGTTTCCGCATGACGCGTCCGGCCGGCTTCCGTTTCCGATCTGGCGAATTCGCGATGATCGGGCTTATGGTCGGCGAAAAGCCGATCTATCGCGCCTATTCCATCGCCAGCCCCGCCTGGGACGAGGAACTGGAATTCTTCTCGATCAAGGTTCCGGATGGTCCGCTGACCTCGCATCTTCAGGCGATCAAGCCCGGCGATACCGTCCTGATGCGCAAGAAGCCGACAGGCACGCTGGTTCTCGATGCGCTGACACCCGGCAGACGGCTTTATATGTTCTCGACCGGCACCGGCATCGCGCCTTTCGCGAGCCTGATCCGTGACCCGGAAACCTACGAGAAGTTCGAGGAGGTCATCCTCACCCATACCTGCCGCGATGTGGCCGAGCTGAAATATGGTTTCGATCTGGTCGAGGAAATCAGGAACCACGAATTCCTGAACGAGATTGTCGGCGACAAGCTCAAGCATTATGCAACGGTCACCCGCGAAGATTACCCCTTCAAGGGCCGTATCACCACGCTGATCGAGAACGGCAAGCTGTTTGCGGATCTGAGTGTTCCGGCACTCGATCCCGAGATCGATCGCGGCATGATCTGCGGTTCTTCGGCCATGTTGAAGGACACCAAGGAACTGCTTGAAAAGGCCGGCCTTACCGAAGGCGCCAACAACAAACCCGCCGAGTTCGTGATCGAGCGCGCTTTCGTCGGCTGA
- a CDS encoding DUF934 domain-containing protein, whose amino-acid sequence MTKIWNRDGFVENDPWVIETEEVKATAEQKPVLPLADFLVRAAESNDIGLGVLIAPADDVLRLEPYLDRIDLVAVSFPAFNDGRGFSHASLLRSRLNFAGEVRAVGDVLIDQVPLMLRTGFSSFAVTNDTAIRRLSENRLPEIPVYYQPTARPASGGEAYSWRRRAAQ is encoded by the coding sequence ATGACGAAAATCTGGAACCGCGACGGCTTCGTGGAAAACGATCCCTGGGTGATTGAAACCGAGGAAGTGAAGGCAACGGCCGAGCAAAAGCCGGTCCTGCCGCTTGCCGATTTCCTCGTCCGCGCCGCTGAAAGCAACGATATCGGCCTCGGCGTTCTCATCGCTCCGGCTGACGATGTCCTCAGGCTCGAACCCTATCTCGACCGTATCGACCTCGTCGCCGTCAGCTTTCCTGCATTCAATGACGGTCGTGGTTTTAGCCACGCTTCGCTGCTGCGCAGCCGTCTAAATTTTGCGGGCGAGGTGAGGGCGGTTGGCGATGTGCTGATCGACCAGGTGCCGCTGATGCTGCGCACCGGCTTTTCAAGCTTTGCGGTGACGAACGACACGGCGATCCGTCGCCTGTCCGAAAATCGCCTGCCGGAAATCCCGGTCTATTACCAGCCGACGGCCCGGCCGGCGAGTGGTGGCGAGGCCTATAGCTGGCGTCGCCGTGCGGCCCAATGA